Proteins from a single region of Plasmodium brasilianum strain Bolivian I chromosome 13, whole genome shotgun sequence:
- a CDS encoding hypothetical protein (conserved Plasmodium protein) encodes MSKASESNKNMDDQRIHFDEKDKKKLFLYGYEQQLLYGRINWKLAEKKKITKYPINTMKNLWNNSIANCLPQFIENYSKDVEKLNEMKKQKKLNAASKIIKKKNKLTPAKVQFAKQRSNISMNRVIKGASLDYKKLNTQTLKNKKAVNSILKKKTINKSIDKKKKIVELKNKNLPLGKQKTKKYLIASKKKEDVINKQKGDGKNDKKKKEEKTKKNGKINKNEKEKKEEKGKNKLKKENKNGDKGGKSEKNKNDDKREKAKNDKVVIKKIGKNEKDKIDEKTDKNKKENEKKKEKSKEKEKNDEKSKKDKLKKEDKKDEKEEDKDKNKDKKDKPKKDEKKDDKDKKEKKDNKKDKKEDKKDDKKDDKKIDKRDDKKVDKRDDKKDDKGDDKKVKKNILKTQKTKK; translated from the exons ATGAGTAAAGCATCTGAAAGTAATAAGAATATGGATGATCAAAG AATACACTTTGAtgaaaaagacaaaaaaaaattgtttttgtATGGTTATGAACAACAGTTACTATATG GAAGAATAAATTGGAAACTCGccgaaaaaaagaaaataacgaaatacCCGATAAATACTATGAAAAATTTGTGGAATAATAGCATAGCTAATTg cTTACCACAATTTATAGAGAATTATTCTAAAGATGTCGAAAAACTaaacgaaatgaaaaaacaaaaaaagttgAATGCAGCgtctaaaataattaaaaaaaagaacaaactAACACCAGCCAAAGTACAGTTTGCTAAGCAGAGGTCAAACATCTCGATGAACCGAGTAATTAAAGGAGCTAGCTTagattacaaaaaattaaatacacaaacattaaaaaataaaaaagcggttaattctattttaaaaaagaaaacaataaataaaagcatagataagaagaaaaaaattgtggaactaaagaataaaaatttaccattaggtaaacaaaaaacaaaaaaatatcttattgcctcaaaaaaaaaagaggatgtaataaataaacaaaagggggatggaaaaaatgacaaaaaaaaaaaagaagaaaaaacaaaaaagaacggaaaaataaataaaaacgaaaaggaaaaaaaagaagaaaaaggaaaaaataaactgaaaaaggaaaataaaaatggagaTAAAGGTggaaaaagtgaaaaaaataaaaatgatgataaaagagaaaaagctAAAAACGATAAAgtagttataaaaaaaattggaaaaaatgaaaaggataaaattgatgaaaagacagataagaacaaaaaagaaaatgaaaaaaaaaaagaaaaaagtaaagagaaggaaaaaaatgatgaaaagagtaaaaaagataagttaaaaaaagagGACAAAAAGGACGAAAAGGAGGAGGataaggataaaaataaagacaaAAAGGATAAGccaaaaaaagatgaaaagaAGGACGATAAggataaaaaggaaaagaaggaTAATAAGAAGGACAAGAAGGAGGATAAAAAGGACGATAAAAAGGACGATAAGAAGATTGACAAACGGGACGATAAGAAGGTTGATAAACGGGATGACAAAAAGGATGACAAAGGGGATGACAAGAAggttaaaaagaatattttaaaaactcAAAAAACTAAAAAGTAA